The Candidatus Bathyarchaeota archaeon sequence TGATCGAAGGCACTCGATCCTTTTCTCAGATAACGCCTCTAACAAGTAAATTCTCCTTAGGAAGAAGGCATCAGAAAGTTAGATAAAAATGTTCTCTTGATTATAAAGACATCCGTCTATATGACTAAATAACTGTTGTACATTACTAGATAAATCTGGAAAGATAAGGTTTTTATTCAGGATGACCTCATAAGGTCTATCGTGTAAAGATGATGAAAAGAAGTATTTGGAAATCTGGTAGCAGTTACGTAGTTCCCCTGCCACCAAAGTGGTTAAGAAGAATAATAGACAGAAGGATGGACATTAGAAGGATAGAAGACATAGAAGTGTATTTGCATGAAATCGATAAATCAACCGTACGAATTTCAGTGAAAGAAGAACAGGAGTTAGAGATTCCTTCTTTTCCTTGTGTTGACGATGACCCTGTAAAGATCGAAACTTGGGTTTATGGGGCATATATGATGGGCTACGACGAAGTAAAACTGCTAGTTCCGCTTGAATTCGAGAAAACCCGTGAAATTATAGATAGAGTTCCATCTCTACTTTACGGAACCCATTGTTATATTTCAGATGAAGACGCTAGTAGATTTTCATTGAGGTTCAATGATGAAATAATAAAGGAGAAAAACATTATGACCGTATTGGAGAAGTGTAGCAATAAGATTTCACAGATGTATGAAAAGAATTACTCTTCCATTGAATCTTTTCCAAATGAAACTACTATAAAAGAAGCTACGATGCTCATAAATACCTATGAACCAGAGCTGGATAAGACTTCTTTCCGTATGAAACGTCTATTGAATAAATCCCTCTTTGATCCAATGTTATTCAGAGAATTAGGTCTGGTGGTTAGAAAGCATATTATACTATACTCTACCATTGTGGACAATGTGGAAAGAATAGGGGATCTTCATCAAGAGATTTCTGTAGTCTTGAATCAACTTAAAGATTTGGAAGTTGAAACACATTCAGGTCTTAGTCTTAAACCCTTGCTCAAATATCTAAGAGTGTCCCATGAAAGTGTTGATTTGGCTTTTAAAATTCTCCAAATGGAAAAGATTACCGAAACATTAGAACCACGCCACAGCATGGTAGACGAGGAAACAAACATAGGTTACATTCCGGGAAGGTATGAAAAGGAAGATGCACGCAAACTTGCAAAGTACATTGATAAATGCCCTTCGGAATGTATCAGATTTCTCACGCTATTAACGAGTAAGATATGGGGAATTCGGGGAAATGCCTACAACGCAATTGAAGCAAAATTGAATATGCTCTATTAATTCTAGCATGTTCAAGCCATTCGCATGTCTAGGCGAATTATCAGCGTATTGAAAAGCGAAACAAACGCGCGCGCGCATTGTTCATGATAATTTCTTGCATGTTTTACAATCTGGAACATTTTCATCTGGCTCGCTTCTCTTCGGAGTCTTCTTGACGACATAGTTTTTTACGATTGTATTCAATGGAGTTGACTCGAGCATTTTAAGAGTTTTTGTGATTATCGAACGGTTGGCAGACCTAATTAAACGGGACTTAATTGTTATCATCGACAAGTAGGGACTCAAGCAGTAGAAAAGCTGAATTATAAGCTTTCCGCAGATGTTTGATCTGAAGACCTTGTCTCTCCAAAGGCGCATGATCGGTAATTTAGACTCTAGAATAGTTCCTATTAGACTTGTATAAATTACACAATCATAATTTGGTACATCAAACCGTATGAATGGATCCCCAAAAAATAACACGAAAGCCCATCCTATGGGGTCTCCAAACGAATTCATATACTCTGCCCATGATCTGAAGGCTTCACCGAAAGTGCCACCTTCGCGTAAATTATCATAGAATACTGTGACGTTGTTCATAGCACCAGAAATGCTTGGAGCCAGAACTAGCAGTCCACCTGTTTCCGCAAAAAGGATGTTCCAAGCCAATAAATCTGACATGAGTTTGATTACTTTTTCTGATGATGGATCATATGGATCTGATAACTCTTCCCAGATAAGACTTCCTGTACCACACGCCGTTAGTTCAAAGAAGTTCACATCTGGATCCTCAGTCAGATAATCACATGCGTTCCAGCGTGTACCATCTTCGAGAGAGTGCCCTAGGGGGGTTGAGTGGCTTCGAAACGCCAAATAATCAAAGGAACCACTGAGAATATTACGATACTCACCCTTGTTTACATCCTCATGGACAACAATATTCTCTCTGGGGTAGAGGTGAGCAAGCCAATCAACGATAATTTGAACGTCTCCTCCCCAGTTATTCACAAGTGCTACGTTGAAGTTATTTCGCGCTACTTGAGGAAATATAACTTCTCTTTTTCCATCTATGACCAACGAATGCTGTGAACCTAAGATCCGAAATAAGTGTAGCTTCTCCAAGTATCGGTTGTAGAATTCCAAGATTGTAGGTTTCGCTGGTATGAATATGTGTCCAGTATCTTCTCCTATTATGAGTCTTCCTACAAAGATTGTAGGAGGTAAAAGATTTTGGTAAGAGACCAAGGTGTTCTCGCTCACAGACCAGTCTCCTTCCAGTTCCATAAAGAAGTAGTCAGTTGCGTACCAATTTATTTGGGTCCCTGTTTGTGGATCCATTTGAATTCGTGGAACCGGCAACTCCCCTATCAGGAAAACACCCTCAAGATTGGGAACTGACCGAAGAAATCCTCTAATGTCACTTGGATTTAAATTGACTCCTTTGGGATGCGTGAATACGAATACCTCGTCAGCTCCTTCACGTTTCCAATCGTCTATCAAGATATCGATATTTTCCTGAAGACCATCGAATAATTCATCTTCCACAACAATGGCTCTATTCAAAAAGCTCTCCCCTTAAATACTTTTGAAATTAATTTCAGGCTATTGAATTTAAGTATATGTATTGGAGGGCTTTCTCAGGCACGGGTGGAAAGTTATAACAGCTTGACCCAACGGGAGGGCGCGCGCACAAGCCTTCTAGAACAAAAACTGTTTCACCAATCAATTGATAAGTGAAGTTTGGAAGAAGATGAGCAAAAAAGGGTTGCTTTGACGTCTAATCACACACTCAAGCACCATGCCTGCGAAAATTTTTTAATCCAACTTGAAATATATTAGAGCAGGAGAAAAGGAGGTGATAAAAGAGTTATGAAAATGACAATTACAACATCTGTAACCCTCATCTTTGCCGCCATACTTCTAACTTCAATGTTTTGGACAGGCATAAATTACGCGAGTCCGTCTGGCACCGCTACTCTCCATTTTGATCCCCCTAGCGTCACTGTGAAGTATGGAGAAACGTTCACAGTTTGTTTGAACATCAGCGATGTCGTTGATCTGATAGGTTTCGATATCAAAATTAGTTATGACACGGAAATTTTGGATGTAGTAGAATCTTCTCTCGGTGTCTTTCTTAATGAGCCTACGATACTCCTCAAGAACGAAACAGACGAGGCGGCTGGCACGATTTGGATTGCCATTATTTCAATGACGGGTGAGGGAACCAATGGCAACGGAACCTTGGCCACAATCACCTTTGAGTCAATAGTTTCCGGAGAATGTGTGTTGGACCTCTATGAAACTTTTCTGGCCGACTCGTCGGGCAGTCAAATTGATCATGAGAAGGTCAATGGTTATGTCAAGGTCACAGGGATAACAAGGCTCTATATAGACCCTCCTGAAATCATTGTTTCTGTCAGCGAAGAATTTACAGTTTATGTCAAACTTGATAATGTCCGCAATCTTTATGGTTTTGATATAAGGATTGCATACGATGCTTCTCTTTTAGATTTGATCGAGGTCGAACTGTTTCCGGAGAATATAATTTCAGGCGGAGTTGGATCGGTGTTTTGGCTTGCGTTTCAGTTCCCGAAAACCGGTCATCTAAAACTAGTCGCACTTACCTTCAGAGCAAAAGCAGAGGGAAGCTGCCCCATCGAAATATATCATGATGATCTGGCAACGCTCAAATATTTCGAACCTGCACGCGACACTGTTGGTTGGCCGATTCCCCATTCAACAGAAGATGGACACTGTTCAATAGGCCCGATCGCAGGTACAGAGAACCTCCAAGACACAATTGAATCGTGGGATTTAGATAACGGATTTGAAAAGTCTCTTACTGCCAAGCTTGACGACGCTATCAACTTGCTAGACAAAGGAAACACCAATGGAGCAGTACACAAACTGCAGGACCTAATTAAGAAAGTCACAAACGACGCAAAACATCTCACACAGGAGCAGAAAGACTGCATAATACAGACCACACAAGAAATCATTGAACACATTGAATAACAGCCAACGTTTCCATTGCACACGCAGATAATACTCAATGTTGGGGCCTCACGCTGAGAAGACGCTGGAAGATATCCTCTCTGCTCTAGGGAACATCATGCCTACACATTTTCTAACTTTAGTGCGATTTCACCCACGAGGACTTTTAAGAAAGCCGTTGAACACGAAAATAAGGAGCATAGTGGAAAGAAGGAATAGGCTTCTACAACAAACATCTGTTTCACCCTACCTTTTCAGCATTGCTAGTTGTCGTTGCTTCATAGCCCCTAAATACCTTTATCAAGGATCTTTCTTTGCCCGCCCTAGCCTAGTACAAGTTCTTTGGAATACAAGATTAAGAACACATAAAAATTCGGTAACCAGCCTCTTGAGGTTGGGAACGACCAGCACACCAGTACCTTATTCGCGTAACCCGACCATAATCAACATACTAATCAAAATGAAGAACAACGCCAAAAGCGACTACTCAATAAAATTCGTAGACAAATCACTAACATACATCAGCAAACACGCAGACCTAAACCAACCCGAACAAGTAAAACACTTCATAGCAAACAAAAACGTATCCAACGGATACAAAAAGAACCTATGCCTAGCATACAACAAATACTGCAAATACTACCAAATCCAATGGCAAATGCCAAAATACAGACCAGAGCCAAAGACAATCAAAATACCAACCAAAGCAAAGATAGAAATGCTAATCGCAAGAGCAGGCAAAACACTCGGACTCAAACTACAACTCAGCAAAGAAACAGGATTAAGACCCGTCGAACTATGCAACCTCAAAACGAAGGACATAGACCTAGACCAAAGATTAATCCATCCAACAACAGCCAAACACGGCGCACCAAGAACACTAAAAATAAGCAACAGCCTACAAGCAAGACTAGAAAATCACATCAACACAAATAAGCTAAGACAAAATGACAAAGTATTCCAAGGCGACGCAGAACTATACGGGAAATACTACAGACAAATGAGAAACAGCTTAGCAGACAAACTGCACGACCAAACACTCAAAACAATCCGACTATACGACCTCAGACACTACTTTGCTACAATGCTCTATCACAAAACAAGAGACATACTATACGTCAAACAACAACTAGGACACAGACGACTAGAAACGACACTAATCTACACACAACTACTCAACCTAAATGACGACGAATGGACATGCAAAACAGCAACCAACGTCAAACAAGCAGAAACACTAATCGAAGCAGGATTCGAATACATCGCAGAAAAAGACGGAACAATGCTGTTCAGAAAACGCAAATAACCCTCTTTTTTCTAATTTCCTCCAATTGGCGACAAGGACTAACCAGTTCGGACTAACTCGGATAGAGAAATCTAAAATACTATTCTCTAACTCTATTTTCTCATGAGCGCGCGCATTGAAGCGATTTTGTATAAGAGAACTGATGGGAAAATTCAATATCTAATTCTAAAAAGACATCCTCCAAAGAGCCATCCAGAAATGGGGCAATTCTGGCAACCAATAACTGGCGGTTTAGAAGAAGGAGAAACCAAAAGAGAAGCCCTAAAGCGAGAAATCAAAGAAGAAACTGGAATAAAAGACATTATCAAAATAATAGAAGATGTTCACTATTATGAACCTATAGACCTTCCTTTAATGGAGCGTCTCAAAAAGCATGGGCATGCATGCAAGCATTTGAAAGCATACGCATTCGGTGTGGAAGTGTCTTCAGACGAGGAAGTTGTTCTGGGAAAGGAACATTCTGAATTCAAATGGTGTAGTTTTCAAGAGGCTCTAAAACTAATTAAAGAGACAAGTTATGAACACAGAGAATCTTTAGAAAAACTAAATGAAATTATTAGGAAGTAAGCGTTCGATTCTTGGTTCATCGGCTTATAGTTGCCATCGCATTTTCTTCTGCGCACGCATTCAAAAAACGCAAATAACCCTCTTTTTTCTGTATCAGCATGCCATTTCTCAGGCTCATGTCGCTCCGCTCCACTCGCCTCAAAAAAACAACAACAAACTCAAACAAACAGAATACAACTTACCATCTAAAACTTTAGCACGCGCAAACTAGGAGGAAGTGGTTCTAGCGTGCCTTTTCTTCTTGTGCAGTCTGTGCATTCTCTTCAAGTATCTTTGCCTTTTCTTGCGTTTCTTCGCGGCATACTTCACAGAAACCCAGCCTATGCCTATCTTGCTTACCACATACTCTTTGCTCACATATTAAGAACTTGTCATGCCTATGCATGCAGCGCAAATAACCCGCGTAGCCGTTGTCACGCCTACGCCCGCCAATCAAACCACGACAACCCTCTTCTTTCTACTCTGATAAAAATCATACAAGCAATTAGCTACAAAAAGCCCAAACACGATAACGACAAGAACTAAGCCAGCCAAATCAAACCTATTCATTTAATGATTAAATCCGCCTTTTTTCCCTTCAAACGTGGACAACGCCAGATAAGCTCTCCAACACCGTTAGCAGCAGCCTCTCCAATAAAGGTATCTTCGCAACCACGTTCAACATTGTCACATGGTTTATTATCATACGGACAAAGACCAACACCGTCTCTTTCAGCATTTTCAAACCTTATAAGACGTTCAACCTCTTCCCTATACAATTGCGCACGTTCAACCTTGTCCATCATATACGCACGTTTAATCTTGCCAAAATCACGCGCACGTTTAACCTTGCCAACCATGCCTATTGTCCACACACCAAAGCAACAAACCAATCTTATCCTCAGTATCTTCAAAAGACTCAAAATCTTTACACGAGCTTCTAGTCATACCGTAACAAGCCAAAAAGCAGATAATAAAACAAGAAACACATGGTAAAACTGCAAAACATAATGAGAACAAAGATAGGCAAAAGCAAAACAATAGAATATTACTAAGCCCTAAGACGGGTTACGACCAGCACACCACCCTCAATTTCCCGAAACCCTCATTTATATCAGGTAATCAGCGTATACTCATGTGTATCTTTCTTCTTTCCATGGATCGGCTGTGTTGCTATATCCTCGTTTCTCCCAGTAACCCAGTTTCTGCTCTTCAGTGAACTTTAATCCTCTAATCCATTTTGCGCTTTTGTAGGCATACTTTTTGGGCACGACCAATCTTAAAGGGCCGCCGTGTTTTGGTGTCAAGGGCTCACCGTCTAGCTTAAATGCAAGAAGCACATCATCGTCCAGCAAGTCCTCTATAGGCAAACTGGTAGTATATTCTCCTTCGGCAACAACAGTCACATATCTACTATTCTTCAGAGGCTTGGCTAGATCAAAAATGGTTTCGAAGGCAACTCCTTCCCATTCATTATCGAATCTGCTCCATCCTGTTACACAATGAAAATCGCTTACACGAACAACTTTTGGAAGTTTCAGGAACTCCCCATATGTTAATTTCAAGCGATTCTCAACCAAACTTTCCACACGGAAATCCCATTGCTCCGGATTAAACTTCGGTACAGAACCCACGTGCAGGACTGGAAACTTTGAGGTAACGGTCTGATTTGGCGGAATCCGCTGATTCTTGTCTTTCATGATTATGCCTTTTCAAGAATTCCATATTGCCACAATTATGTCTTTGCTTTTTCTTATAGAACGTAATTTATTGCAATGGGGTCGCTGGGATTTGAACCCCGCCCACAGTGGAGATATCACCCGAAATCACTCCCCGCAACTCCCCATTTTTTTCATGCATGCAAATCTTATTTTTTCTCGAAATAGCCGATGAGACCTACTTGCTTTCTGTTCATCCTTTTCTTAACCTTGGTCTGTTGTGGCTTCAACGACAGTAGTCTTTCTATTAGGCTGAGGCAGTTCTCAGGGGCGTAGCCATGGAAGTGATTGTTGAAGTAGCCGTAAACCTTCTTGACTTGTTCTGATGCTTTCAGCACTTTTGGAACCCAAGGCTCAAGTTCATCCTTTTTGTATAGATAATTGAACCATAGTTTTTCTCCTCTTCCATGCCAGCGGAAGTAAGTGAAATCTGCAGTGATGTGGACTTTTGGCGGTAGGAGCGGCTCGTCAACGTTCGTGTAAGCCACATTATGTTTTTTCAGCAAGCGCCAAGTTTCCTCTTGCATCCAAGAAAGGTTCCGGAACTCAACAGCAAATTTGAACTGAGGTGAAAGCACCTCGAAAAAAGCCTCCAAGTTCTCAGGGTTGTAATCGTAGCTCGGCGGAAGCTGGATAAGGAGACACCCAAGTTTTCCGTTCAGTTGCAATGGTTGCATGATTTCCAAGAAGGCGTCCAAGTCGGCTTGCACATCACCTCTAAGACCAAGTTTCTTTTCGTGAGTTATGATTTTCGGAATTTTAGCTGTGAAAACGAAGTCTGACGGTGAATAGCGTAGCCATCCCATGACTGTTCCTTTTGAAGGATAACGATACCATGTTGAGTCAATTTCAACAGTTTGAAAGACTCTTGCATATGCTCGAAGCTTTCTCTTTTCACCCTTCCTGTAGAATGAGCCTTCCCATTCTCTGTAGCTCCAGCCTGAAGTGCCAAGCAGAATATTGTTTCTGTTCACATGAAGACCTCCAACTCTTCAATTACATCGTCGACGCCATTGTAAGTTTTTCTTGGCAGTTTGGAAAGCATTTTAGACAGATGAACTCTCTTATCAGCTGTTAAATCAATTACCTTCCAACCCTGGTGGTTAACCAACTCAGCCTTTGTTGATGGAAACTTAGCATCCTCTTTAAGAACTGCTCTTACTGAATCAGCTCCTGTGTATGCAGTAACTGGTACAAATTCCCCAGTTTCCTTATATTTCTTAAATCTTGAAGCGTCGCTGCTCATTCGTATGCCATGAAATGTTATGATTACAACTCTGGCTTCAGCCTTGAGTATTTTCTGTTCAATCTCTACAAGCTCCTCATCGGTGAACTGGTAAATGTTATGCTGTCCTTTGCCAAAGACTCTACTATAGATAACATCGCAATCATACGTTGGTTCTTCTCTTGACAAATCAACTGAATGTACTATCTCGAAGTCTCGCATCAGATTGATGAGTTTTGCAGTCATAGGGCCTCTTACCTCCCAAGCAAGACAAACCCCCTTGAGATTGATTGATGAAAAGAAGTCCTTTGCTTGTCCTATCTTCACGTCATCAAAAACGTAACTTGCAGGTGTCAACAGATGCAGAAAGGGAGCCTCAAGAATTCTGCAAGTACCCATCATCTGACTGAAGACCGCATAGGCTTGATCGACGGGTTTCAAGCCAGTTCTATGAGTTAGGTCTTTATGACATCTAACTGTAAACGTAAAATCGCTAGGCGCTGTCCGCCGCCATCTTTCAACCATTCTCGTGCTGGGATATTCATAGAAGGTATAGTTTACTTCTGCAAAGTTGAAGTTTTCAGAATAGGCTTTTAATGAGGGTTTATTTGGAACTTTGAAATAGGCCCAGCCGCCGGTTCCAATGAGGTATTCTGTCAATCTTCATCATCTTGTTTATTTTCACTTTCAGACAGATTAACCTTTATTACCGTTTCACTTTCACTTTACTGTGTCTCCTTTTCTGGAATATCATTCTACTGAATCTTTAAGAATCTCCAAATTCCTTGTTTTCACCCCCAACGTTAGGAGAAAAGGAGCCAATTTGTCACAAAGAACAATAGTGAAGAGTTTTCCCCCTCAATTTCGCTTATTTTTCAACATTGAAAACATAGATGATTTGTTTCCAGGCTTCGCCTTGGGCAACTTTGCCGTTCTCCATGGATCGTCTACAGTTTTGCCTTTGTCAATGCTTCTTTGTGTTAGAGCCCAGTTGCCATATCAGCTTGGAGGCCTAGAGACAAGCGTGGTGTTTGTTGACGGTGGCAACACCTTCAGGTTGTATGACGTTTCTTATATTACTCAACTTCATGAGCTTGATCCTAAAGAAGTTTTGGAACGAATCTTCATTTCTAGAGCGTTCACCGCCCACCAGATGACCTCTCTGGTCTTGGATAGATTGCAGGATGCTGTTGAGAAATATAACTCGAAACTTGTGGTAATCTCGGACATAGCAGGATTGTATCTCGATAAGGATGTCCCTAAAAGGGAAGCTAGAGACGTTTTCAATCAACTTACCGTCTATCTCTCAAAATTCGCTAAAGAAAACCGTATAATAGTGGTTGCCACTTATCTTCCACATTATCCGTTAAAGCGGAACATTTTCTTCAAAGCAGTAGTTTGCGGGCGTGCTAATGTTGTAGCTTCCGTTAGACCTTTTAAACATGGTCAGCAGTTTGTTTTGGAAAAACATCCCTTTTTCAGTTTAGGAAGAACTGTCTTCCCATCAGAGAATCTCACACTTACAGAATTTATGGAGGCATGAATGTGGGAAAAACTGTTGAATCATATCGAATGGCATTAGACAGAGAGTTGCAGAGATGGAGTGGATTTGCAAGGGCTTTGCGCAAAGAAGACAGAGCTGCCTTTGACCGCATGATGGATGCGTGTAGAAACTATGCGTCTGCGGGAAGCAACGCTACGCGTCCTATTGTGTTCGAGCCTATAGTCATGTCCATTCTGCTTCAACAACAGAAGACTTTGAACCGGCTAGAGAAGGAGCTAGATGCGCTCAGAGAGCAACGTAGCCAACCCTAAGCGTGTGGAAGGTTGGATATTTGACCTCTATCCTTCAGCGTTTGGACAGATGAGCGTTTGGGTTATCGCTGAGAATGGTGAAAGAATACGATTGATAGATGAGTTCCAACCTAAAATTTACATTTCTGGCGTAGAAGAAGATATAGAGAGACTGCTAACTCGATTCTTCGCAAACAGATCTATAGCATCATGCAGTTTCATTTTCAAGTATGCCAGTCCAACTGACACTGAAAAGTCGAAGGTTTTAGAGGTTGAATTGAAAGATTGTAGAAGGATTCCATTCTTTGTACGTAGAGTTCTAGAAACTGGTAGATACTTGCGCTACCATGTGCACAACTGTGATTTGCGAAGCGCTCAAGCCTATCTTTATGAACGTGATATCTTTCCGCTGGCCTTTGTTGATATTGAAGTTGAAAAGCATCGGTTGAGATACCATCTTCTAGACTCTGTGAAAAGTGTTGATTACCAGATACCGCCGTTACGGACCATGAGAATTCACGTAGACATTGATAAGAAAAGAAAGATAGCAAGCTTTGACGATCCATTAAAGAATATAGAAGTTTTACAAGACGACGAGAAAACAATTGTTGACGCTGGTGGCGAGAAAGGGAAGCTGTTGCGGTTTGTTGAAGTGGTTAAGGAACTTGATCCAGATATACTCTTGACAAGGGGTGGTGACTCGTATGTGTTTCCTTACCTTGCAAGGAGAGCGTTGGTTAATGGTGTCTTAGACAGATTAGTTCTAAGTAGAGAGAATATCCCTCTTGTTGCCAAGCGAAGACGTGGAACAACTTTCTTCTCCTATGGCACAACGTACTATCGGGCTCCGATGAGGAGGCTTTATGGCAGAGTTCACGTTGACGAAAACAGCACTTTCATCCTCACTGAGTGTGGAATTGAAGGACTTGTTGAGATTGCTAGAACTTGCAGAGTGCCTTTGCATAGAGCTTCCCGCTCTTCAATAGGCTCAAGCATGTCATCTCTTCAGTTCTACCAAGCCATAAAAGACGACGTTTTGATTCCTCGCAACAAGCGTATCCCAGAAGCCTTCAAATCAGCTTATGAACTTCTAGTTGGAGATCGTGGAGGCTTTGTCTACGAACCCAGAATGGGTATTCATGACTGGGTTGGTGAAGTAGATTTCTCGTCGATGTATCCTTCTCTGATGGCTAGAAATAACATATCGGCTGAGACTGTTCTCTGTAAATGTTGCCCGGACTCTGCGTTGCGTATTCCAGAGCTGGGTTACCATATTTGTGAGAAGCGTGTTGGAATTGTGCCTAAGGTCTTAAGGTTGGCAATTGGGAAAAGGCTGCGCTACAAGAGGTTGAAAAAAGAAGCCGACAGCCAGAGGCTTAAGGAAGTTTATGAAAGAAGACAAAGTGCCCTGAAGTGGATTCTAGTGACATGTTTTGGCTATCTTGGATATAAGAATGCTAAGTTTGGCACGGTTGATGGACATATTGGTGTCTGTGCTTTCGGTAGACAAGCTTTTCTAAGGACAGCTCGTATTGCTGAGAGAAGAGGGTTCAGCGTAATCCATGGTATTGTTGATTCATTGTGGCTTAAGAAGAAAGATGCTACAG is a genomic window containing:
- a CDS encoding cullin; translated protein: MNRAIVVEDELFDGLQENIDILIDDWKREGADEVFVFTHPKGVNLNPSDIRGFLRSVPNLEGVFLIGELPVPRIQMDPQTGTQINWYATDYFFMELEGDWSVSENTLVSYQNLLPPTIFVGRLIIGEDTGHIFIPAKPTILEFYNRYLEKLHLFRILGSQHSLVIDGKREVIFPQVARNNFNVALVNNWGGDVQIIVDWLAHLYPRENIVVHEDVNKGEYRNILSGSFDYLAFRSHSTPLGHSLEDGTRWNACDYLTEDPDVNFFELTACGTGSLIWEELSDPYDPSSEKVIKLMSDLLAWNILFAETGGLLVLAPSISGAMNNVTVFYDNLREGGTFGEAFRSWAEYMNSFGDPIGWAFVLFFGDPFIRFDVPNYDCVIYTSLIGTILESKLPIMRLWRDKVFRSNICGKLIIQLFYCLSPYLSMITIKSRLIRSANRSIITKTLKMLESTPLNTIVKNYVVKKTPKRSEPDENVPDCKTCKKLS
- a CDS encoding cohesin domain-containing protein, which produces MKMTITTSVTLIFAAILLTSMFWTGINYASPSGTATLHFDPPSVTVKYGETFTVCLNISDVVDLIGFDIKISYDTEILDVVESSLGVFLNEPTILLKNETDEAAGTIWIAIISMTGEGTNGNGTLATITFESIVSGECVLDLYETFLADSSGSQIDHEKVNGYVKVTGITRLYIDPPEIIVSVSEEFTVYVKLDNVRNLYGFDIRIAYDASLLDLIEVELFPENIISGGVGSVFWLAFQFPKTGHLKLVALTFRAKAEGSCPIEIYHDDLATLKYFEPARDTVGWPIPHSTEDGHCSIGPIAGTENLQDTIESWDLDNGFEKSLTAKLDDAINLLDKGNTNGAVHKLQDLIKKVTNDAKHLTQEQKDCIIQTTQEIIEHIE
- a CDS encoding site-specific integrase; the encoded protein is MRLGTTSTPVPYSRNPTIINILIKMKNNAKSDYSIKFVDKSLTYISKHADLNQPEQVKHFIANKNVSNGYKKNLCLAYNKYCKYYQIQWQMPKYRPEPKTIKIPTKAKIEMLIARAGKTLGLKLQLSKETGLRPVELCNLKTKDIDLDQRLIHPTTAKHGAPRTLKISNSLQARLENHINTNKLRQNDKVFQGDAELYGKYYRQMRNSLADKLHDQTLKTIRLYDLRHYFATMLYHKTRDILYVKQQLGHRRLETTLIYTQLLNLNDDEWTCKTATNVKQAETLIEAGFEYIAEKDGTMLFRKRK
- a CDS encoding NUDIX domain-containing protein — translated: MYKRTDGKIQYLILKRHPPKSHPEMGQFWQPITGGLEEGETKREALKREIKEETGIKDIIKIIEDVHYYEPIDLPLMERLKKHGHACKHLKAYAFGVEVSSDEEVVLGKEHSEFKWCSFQEALKLIKETSYEHRESLEKLNEIIRK
- a CDS encoding molybdopterin-dependent oxidoreductase: MKDKNQRIPPNQTVTSKFPVLHVGSVPKFNPEQWDFRVESLVENRLKLTYGEFLKLPKVVRVSDFHCVTGWSRFDNEWEGVAFETIFDLAKPLKNSRYVTVVAEGEYTTSLPIEDLLDDDVLLAFKLDGEPLTPKHGGPLRLVVPKKYAYKSAKWIRGLKFTEEQKLGYWEKRGYSNTADPWKEERYT
- a CDS encoding DUF72 domain-containing protein, with translation MNRNNILLGTSGWSYREWEGSFYRKGEKRKLRAYARVFQTVEIDSTWYRYPSKGTVMGWLRYSPSDFVFTAKIPKIITHEKKLGLRGDVQADLDAFLEIMQPLQLNGKLGCLLIQLPPSYDYNPENLEAFFEVLSPQFKFAVEFRNLSWMQEETWRLLKKHNVAYTNVDEPLLPPKVHITADFTYFRWHGRGEKLWFNYLYKKDELEPWVPKVLKASEQVKKVYGYFNNHFHGYAPENCLSLIERLLSLKPQQTKVKKRMNRKQVGLIGYFEKK
- a CDS encoding DUF72 domain-containing protein, with amino-acid sequence MTEYLIGTGGWAYFKVPNKPSLKAYSENFNFAEVNYTFYEYPSTRMVERWRRTAPSDFTFTVRCHKDLTHRTGLKPVDQAYAVFSQMMGTCRILEAPFLHLLTPASYVFDDVKIGQAKDFFSSINLKGVCLAWEVRGPMTAKLINLMRDFEIVHSVDLSREEPTYDCDVIYSRVFGKGQHNIYQFTDEELVEIEQKILKAEARVVIITFHGIRMSSDASRFKKYKETGEFVPVTAYTGADSVRAVLKEDAKFPSTKAELVNHQGWKVIDLTADKRVHLSKMLSKLPRKTYNGVDDVIEELEVFM